A DNA window from Phoenix dactylifera cultivar Barhee BC4 chromosome 13, palm_55x_up_171113_PBpolish2nd_filt_p, whole genome shotgun sequence contains the following coding sequences:
- the LOC103707278 gene encoding desiccation-related protein PCC13-62-like, with product MMSLRALSPLFLSFFLTLFPSKAEPSDHHLQPICPSNPPAVSVPVLPYDVDLLQFALNLEHIECDWFLYGAFGYGLDAVDRELAMGGPPPIGAMKANLDHLTQRIIEEFGYQEVGHLRAIKSTVGGFPRPLIDLSVHNFAKIMDDAFGYNLNPPFNPYINSLNYLLASYIIPYMGLVGYVGANPNIEGFVSKRLLAGLLAVEAGQDAVIRALLYERAKELVPTYNITVAEFTIRISNLRNELAKCGIKDEGLIVPVELGAESRICSNIISANDNSLAYRRTPAEILRVVYGTGNEHQPGGFLPKGGSGKIARELLQGA from the exons ATGATGTCTCTACGAgctctctcccctctcttccTATCTTTCTTCCTCACCCTTTTCCCAAGCAAAGCCGAGCCTTCCGACCACCACCTTCAACCAATCTGCCCCTCAAATCCTCCGGCGGTCTCGGTCCCGGTGTTGCCCTACGACGTGGACCTGCTACAGTTCGCGCTGAACTTGGAACATATCGAGTGTGATTGGTTCTTGTACGGTGCATTTGGCTACGGGCTTGACGCCGTTGACCGAGAGCTCGCCATGGGTGGACCACCTCCAATAGGTGCCATGAAAGCCAATCTTGATCACCTTACACAGCGCATCATTGAGGAGTTTGGCTATCAAGAAGTTGGCCACTtgag GGCCATCAAATCTACGGTTGGTGGGTTTCCAAGGCCTTTGATAGATCTAAGCGTACACAACTTCGCAAAGATAATGGATGATGCATTTGGATATAATCTGAACCCTCCATTCAATCCATACATCAACAGCCTCAACTACCTGCTGGCCTCCTATATAATACCATACATGGGCCTCGTGGGCTACGTTGGTGCTAACCCAAACATCGAGGGCTTCGTATCAAAAAGG CTTTTAGCAGGCTTATTAGCAGTTGAAGCCGGGCAAGATGCAGTAATAAGAGCTCTGCTCTATGAGCGAGCCAAAGAGCTAGTCCCAACTTACAACATCACAGTTGCTGAGTTTACCATCCGCATATCGAACCTAAGAAATGAACTGGCAAAGTGTGGGATCAAAGATGAAGGTCTCATCGTCCCCGTCGAGCTAGGAGCAGAGAGCAGGATATGCAGTAACATCATATCAGCCAACGATAACTCGCTCGCTTACAGACGAACCCCTGCCGAGATCCTCAGAGTTGTGTATGGAACTGGCAATGAGCACCAACCTGGTGGTTTCCTGCCCAAAGGAGGGAGTGGAAAAATTGCCAGAGAACTTCTGCAGGGAGCTTAG